A part of Salvelinus alpinus chromosome 5, SLU_Salpinus.1, whole genome shotgun sequence genomic DNA contains:
- the LOC139575574 gene encoding leucine-rich repeat-containing protein 4C-like gives MLITMISSLRRQTMRDPRLRGARSYPLFVLLLALQILAVAGLVRAQTCPSVCSCSNQFSKVICTRRSLRDVPDGISTNTRYLNLQDNLIQVIKVDSFKHLRHLEILQLSKNHIRNIEIGAFNGLASLNTLELFDNRLTTIPNGAFEYLSKLKELWLRNNPIESIPSYAFNRVPSLRRLDLGELKRLSYISDGAFQDLSNLRYLNLGMCNLKEIPNILPLVRLEELEMSGNQISVIGPGSFAGLANLQKLWMMHAQIQTIERNSFDDLQSLVELNLAHNNLTLLPHDLFTPLHRLERVHLHHNPWNCNCDILWLSWWLKETVPANTSCCARCHTPASYRGRYIGELEHSYFQCDVPVIVEPPADRNVTEGMAAELKCRTSSLTSVSWLTPNGSLVTHGAYKVRLAVLNDGTLNFTTVTMQDTGTYTCMVSNTAGNISASAVLNVTSVENSGVTYFTTVTVETTETVDDSQTPALPPIGWVSSSTTRGPPVQTRTTERTYTVSVLDLDGEGDRGLEEVMKTTKIIIGCFVAITLMAAVLLVIFYKMRKQNHQQDPDGPASSMEVITVEEELAGVAAMETHLHLPPLEHYNHYNTYRSTYHHSHTQEPLLIQASSKDNVQETQI, from the coding sequence ATGCTGATCACAATGATCTCCTCCCTCAGGCGCCAGACAATGAGAGATCCTAGGCTGAGGGGGGCTCGGTCCTATCCCCTCTTTGTGCTGCTGTTGGCCCTCCAGATCCTGGCGGTGGCCGGCCTGGTGCGTGCCCAGACCTGCCCCTCTGTCTGCTCCTGCAGCAACCAGTTCAGCAAGGTGATCTGCACCCGCCGGAGCCTGCGCGATGTCCCCGACGGCATCTCAACCAACACACGTTACCTGAACCTGCAGGACAACCTCATCCAGGTGATCAAGGTGGACAGCTTCAAGCATCTACGGCACCTGGAAATCCTGCAGCTGAGCAAGAACCACATTCGCAACATCGAGATTGGCGCCTTCAACGGCCTGGCCAGTCTCAACACCCTGGAGCTGTTCGACAACCGTCTCACCACCATCCCCAATGGGGCCTTCGAGTACCTCTCCAAGCTCAAGGAGCTGTGGCTGAGGAACAACCCCATTGAGAGCATCCCGTCGTACGCCTTCAACCGGGTCCCCTCGCTGCGAAGACTGGACCTGGGAGAGCTCAAGCGGCTCTCCTACATCTCAGATGGAGCCTTCCAGGACCTCAGCAACCTACGCTACCTGAACCTGGGTATGTGCAACCTCAAGGAGATCCCCAACATCCTACCCTTGGTCAGGCTGGAGGAGCTAGAGATGTCAGGGAACCAGATCTCTGTCATAGGGCCTGGCTCTTTCGCAGGGCTGGCGAACTTGCAGAAGTTGTGGATGATGCACGCTCAGATCCAGACCATCGAGAGGAACTCCTTTGACGACCTCCAGTCCCTGGTGGAGCTCAACCTGGCCCACAACAACCTCACCCTGTTGCCCCATGACCTCTTCACCCCCCTGCACCGCCTGGAGAGAGTCCATCTTCACCATAACCCCTGGAACTGTAACTGTGACATCCTGTGGCTTAGCTGGTGGCTGAAGGAGACAGTGCCTGCCAACACCAGCTGCTGTGCCCGCTGCCACACCCCAGCCAGCTACAGGGGTCGCTACATCGGCGAGCTAGAGCACAGCTACTTCCAGTGCGATGTGCCTGTCATCGTGGAGCCGCCGGCGGACCGCAACGTCACAGAGGGCATGGCGGCCGAGCTCAAGTGCAGAACGAGCTCGTTGACCTCGGTAAGCTGGCTCACCCCCAACGGGTCTCTGGTGACCCACGGGGCGTACAAGGTGCGCCTGGCTGTCCTCAACGACGGGACGTTGAACTTCACCACTGTCACCATGCAGGACACGGGGACTTACACCTGCATGGTGAGCAACACGGCGGGCAACATCTCCGCCTCTGCCGTCCTCAACGTCACCTCGGTGGAGAACAGCGGCGTCACCTACTTCACCACAGTCACCGTGGAGACCACAGAGACAGTAGACGACAGCCAGACTCCTGCTCTTCCACCGATTGGCTGGGTATCATCTTCGACCACCAGGGGGCCTCCGGTCCAGACCAGGACCACAGAGCGGACCTACACCGTCTCTGTTCTGGATCTGGACGGGGAGGGGGACCGCGGCTTGGAGGAGGTGATGAAGACCACCAAGATCATCATTGGCTGCTTCGTGGCCATCACGCTCATGGCCGCCGTCTTGCTGGTTATTTTCTACAAGATGAGGAAGCAGAACCACCAGCAGGACCCCGATGGCCCCGCCTCCTCCATGGAGGTCATCACAGTGGAGGAGGAGCTCGCTGGTGTCGCTGCCATGGAGACCCACTTACACCTGCCCCCATTGGAGCATTACAACCATTACAACACTTACAGGAGCACCTACCACCACTCCCACACACAGGAACCTTTACTGATTCAAGCCAGCTCCAAAGACAATGTGCAAGAGACCCAAATTTGA